In bacterium, the following are encoded in one genomic region:
- a CDS encoding YjfB family protein: MDVRISNDNAIEALKSMLKAGDIKTQTTGNVLKKTLDTQEQAATQLLKMISGKGQIIDIRV; encoded by the coding sequence ATGGACGTTCGGATTAGTAATGATAACGCAATAGAAGCTCTGAAATCGATGTTAAAGGCAGGCGATATCAAAACGCAGACCACTGGAAATGTATTAAAGAAGACTCTTGATACTCAAGAGCAAGCCGCAACCCAGCTATTAAAAATGATAAGCGGCAAAGGCCAAATAATAGATATAAGAGTTTAA
- a CDS encoding HDOD domain-containing protein — protein sequence MTSGIVSIKDFVSKTQDLPTMPEAALRVVRLANDEDIPNLTIARALANDQGLAARILRLANSAYYGLPHEVSTLNDAVMLLGTRTIRHMALLASTFPWLAKELSGYDLAPAMLWRHSFTVAIGAEIIAKQTRSVSPDEAFTAGLLHDIGKVVMSMWMKDMLPEMLKKVREENIPFNDSEYNSFGFTHADVGGHLASQWNLPESLVKAVTNHHCPDRVDSTSSLTQITHIADAVALSIGIGIGGDGLHYPFSSSAMEHLGLSESDLEFVADKMVDTIAKSKPLFEFN from the coding sequence ATGACATCCGGAATAGTTTCAATCAAGGACTTTGTTTCTAAAACTCAAGACCTGCCGACCATGCCTGAAGCAGCGCTAAGAGTCGTTCGGCTTGCCAACGATGAAGACATACCGAATTTAACGATTGCTCGCGCACTCGCGAACGATCAAGGACTGGCTGCAAGAATTTTACGATTAGCGAATTCCGCCTATTATGGCTTACCACATGAGGTAAGCACTCTCAATGATGCGGTTATGCTTTTAGGAACCCGAACGATTCGTCACATGGCGCTACTGGCTTCTACCTTCCCTTGGCTAGCAAAAGAATTGTCAGGTTACGATTTAGCCCCGGCGATGCTCTGGCGGCACTCTTTTACTGTCGCGATAGGCGCAGAGATCATCGCAAAACAAACTCGAAGCGTTTCCCCTGATGAAGCATTTACAGCGGGGCTACTTCATGATATTGGCAAAGTAGTTATGAGCATGTGGATGAAGGACATGCTTCCCGAGATGCTAAAGAAAGTTCGGGAAGAAAATATCCCCTTCAATGACTCTGAGTACAACAGCTTTGGTTTCACTCATGCCGACGTAGGAGGGCATCTTGCTAGTCAATGGAACCTACCTGAATCGCTTGTTAAAGCCGTGACTAACCATCACTGTCCGGACCGCGTAGATTCCACATCGAGTCTAACCCAAATCACCCATATCGCTGATGCGGTTGCTTTAAGCATAGGTATTGGTATTGGCGGAGATGGCCTGCACTACCCGTTCTCATCTTCGGCGATGGAGCATCTGGGATTATCTGAATCAGACCTAGAGTTCGTAGCTGACAAAATGGTTGACACTATAGCCAAATCAAAACCACTTTTTGAGTTTAATTAG
- a CDS encoding chemotaxis protein CheD produces SPIKGYTFASAHHNEPINLVNSSRELIGKEFLKVMAFEPIVVGIAEIAATIGTRSLICTGLGSSVAVCAYDPFARVAGMAYVILPECSTNRTTNKPAKYANTAIPALMEAMQQEGADPLKLKVALAGGSKMILSNSLASLYDIGTRNVEALNNCLKAYDIEVVAVDVGGSDGRTIAIYSDTGKVVVNSSKTVERVLCELGESAVKSGVS; encoded by the coding sequence CGTCTCCTATTAAAGGCTACACATTCGCAAGTGCCCATCACAATGAACCTATAAACCTTGTCAATTCTAGCCGAGAATTAATAGGGAAGGAATTTCTTAAAGTAATGGCATTTGAACCAATTGTTGTAGGAATTGCAGAGATCGCAGCCACCATAGGCACTCGCAGCTTGATTTGTACCGGCTTAGGATCGAGCGTAGCAGTCTGTGCTTACGATCCTTTTGCGCGAGTAGCGGGCATGGCTTACGTTATACTGCCTGAATGCTCAACCAATCGCACCACCAATAAACCGGCCAAATACGCCAACACAGCCATTCCAGCTTTAATGGAAGCGATGCAGCAAGAAGGAGCAGACCCTTTGAAGCTTAAAGTCGCTCTCGCTGGTGGTTCAAAAATGATACTGAGCAACTCGCTTGCATCTCTTTATGACATTGGTACTCGAAATGTTGAAGCCCTTAACAATTGCCTTAAGGCTTACGACATCGAGGTGGTCGCAGTCGATGTGGGTGGAAGCGATGGCCGCACGATTGCCATTTATAGCGATACCGGCAAAGTGGTTGTTAATTCATCCAAAACTGTTGAACGCGTTCTTTGTGAATTAGGAGAGTCTGCTGTTAAGTCAGGAGTAAGTTGA